From one Perca fluviatilis chromosome 10, GENO_Pfluv_1.0, whole genome shotgun sequence genomic stretch:
- the rapgef2 gene encoding rap guanine nucleotide exchange factor 2 isoform X4: MFLPRSSFGKRSAGSLRRGCECIVLEPSEMIVVDYMDENEEYFQRQASHRQSRRRFRKINQKGERQTIIDTVDPYPTGKPPIARGYHTECNKPQLPADFSRLHLADGLHPQVTHVSSSHSGCSITSDSGSSSLSDIYQATENEPGDMDLSGLPETAVDSEEDDDEEDIERASDPLMSRDIVRDCLEKDPMDRTDDDIEQLLEFMHQLPAFANMTMSVRRELCAVMVFAVVERAGTIVLNDGEELDSWSVILNGSVEVTYPEGRTEILCMGNSFGVSPTMEKEYMKGVMKTKVDDCQFVCIAQQDYCCILNQVEKNMQKVEEEGEIVMVKEHRELDRTGTRKGHIVIKGTSERLTMHLVEEHSVVDPTYIEDFLLTYRTFLSSPMVVGKKLLEWFHDPSLRDKVTRVVLLWVNNHFNDFEGDPPMTHFLEEFENNLEKEKMCGHLRLLNIACAAKAKPRLVTLTKPSRDSPLAFSLLGGQEKGFRIFIDAVEPGSKAAEVGLKRGDQILEVNGQNFENVQLNKANEILKNNTHLSITVKTNLLVFKELLTRPEQDHDLDGEEEHDRKNGAPHLPKIGDIKKASRYSIPDLAVDVEQVMGLEKVSKKAKANSVGGRNKLKKIFDKTLTSILPPKPYNDVCVGQSQDDIIVGMKQSKQIAPALPVSGNLSSSNPDLLQSHHRILDFNNQPDMSDQVLRVFKADQQSRYIMIGKDTTAKEVVAQAIREFALTAAAEAYSLCEVSVTPEGVIKQRRLPDQLSKLADRIQLSGRYYLKSNMETETLCSDEDAQDLLREGQISLLQLSTVEVATQLSMRAFELFCAIEPTEYIDDLYKLRSKTGSASLKRFEEAINHETFWVATEVTREPNQLKRMKTVKHFIKIALHCRECKNFNSMFAIISGLNLAPVSRMRGTWEKLPSKYEKLFGDLQDLFDPSRNMAKYRNVLNNQNLQPPIIPLFPVIKKDLTFLHEGNDSKVDGLVNFEKLRMIAKEIRHVGRMASVNMDPALMFRTRKKKWRSLGSLSQGSANAAVLDVNQTGGHKKRVRRSSFLNAKKLYEDAQMARKVKQYLSNLSLETNEESLQTLSVQCEPSISTLPKNAGGKRPDTSPVVSRAASQQRGQLAKGNQALQVPAVALYPSRKKVPVKDLPPFGTSSPQSLKKILSLSEEGNERHRRQPEDTVSNASSQLSSPPISPQSSPKKGYNRMGDAYSDSGHSEISSRSSLVSNSSFDMAQEERRLRHSGGVGESHIGGQRLERRATTDPDQYSLGSYSSMQDCRGIYTGCPTVLSSPSSEELTQDQGDRVSLDAADSGRGSWTSCSSGSHDNIQTMQQGRSWETLAFGGGGGGGGIGGLPPGGPEALLGGPAALWAAQARGSWASASSSSSSAAYWGEDSEGDTGTIKRRGGKDVNADPETSSITSTGSEEAKQLGRPSPSPITAGGKGLLTRKESRYREPPPTPPGYTALTISDLAEAQHPAPSVTTSTATHSGRRPPDYTTALQRSRMVTQSPDSHLAHQGAKQRTGGLHRTRSPAEEQEAEEEEEEDEQVSAV; the protein is encoded by the exons ctCCCCGCAGACTTCAGCAGACTTCACCTGGCCGACGGCTTGCACCCACAGGTGACCCACGTCTCCTCCAGCCACTCAGGATGTAGTATCACCAGCGACTCTGGAAGCAGCAGCCTGTCAGACATTTATCAG GCCACAGAAAACGAACCAGGTGACATGGACCTGAGTGGCTTGCCAGAGACCGCCGTCGACTCCGAGGAGGATGACGATGAGGAGGACATCGAGCGAGCGTCTGACCCCCTCATGAGCCGTGACATTGTGCGGGACTGCCTGGAGAAGGACCCCATGGACAGAACCGACGATGACATAG AGCAATTACTGGAGTTCATGCATCAACTGCCAGCATTTGCCAACATGACCATGTCAGTGAGGAGGGAACTCTGCGCCGTCATGGTTTTCGCTGTGGTGGAACGTGCCGGCACCATCGTTCTCAATGATGGAGAGGAG CTTGACTCGTGGTCGGTGATTCTGAACGGTTCGGTGGAGGTGACGTACCCTGAGGGCCGGACAGAAATTCTATGTATGGGGAACAGTTTTGGGGTGTCACCAACCATGGAGAAGGAATACATGAAGGGCGTGATGAAGACCAAGGTGGATGACTGCCAG TTTGTGTGCATAGCCCAGCAGGACTACTGCTGCATCCTCAACCAGGTGGAGAAGAACATGCAGAAGGTAGAAGAGGAAGGGGAGATCGTTATGGTGAAGGAACACCGCGAACTGGACCGCACTGGCACCAGGAAAGGACATATCGTCATTAAG GGCACATCAGAGCGTCTCACCATGCACCTGGTGGAGGAACACTCAGTGGTGGACCCCACCTACATCGAGGACTTCCTGTTGACCTACAGGACCTTCCTCTCCAGCCCCATGGTCGTGGGCAAGAAGCTCCTGGAGTGGTTCCACGACCCCAGTCTCAGGGACAAG GTTACACGGGTAGTCTTGCTGTGGGTAAACAATCACTTTAATGACTTTGAGGGTGACCCTCCCATGACTCACTTTCTGGAAGAGTTTGAAAACAATCTGGAGAAAGAA AAAATGTGTGGGCACCTCAGACTGTTAAATATAGCGTGTGCTGCTAAAGCCAAGCCACGGCTGGTGACGCTGACCAAGCCTTCCAGGGACTCTCCACTGGCCTTCAGCCTTCTCGGAGGTCAGGAGAAAGGTTTCCGCATCTTCATTGATGCCGTGGAGCCTGGGAGCAAGGCAGCAGAAGTCGGCCTTAAGCGTGGAGATCAG ATCTTGGAGGTCAATGGGCAGAACTTTGAGAATGTCCAGCTCAACAAAGCCAATGAGATTCTGAAGAACAACACCCACTTGTCCATAACTGTGAAAACAAACCTATTAG TGTTTAAAGAGCTGCTAACCAGGCCAGAACAAGACCACGATTTGGATGGTGAGGAGGAACATGACAGAAAGAACGGTGCGCCCCACCTTCCAAAGATCGGAGACATCAAGAAGGCCAGTCGCTACTCCATCCCCGACCTGGCAGTGGACGTGGAGCAGGTGATGGGCCTGGAGAAggtcagcaagaaagcaaaggCCAACTCGGTGGGAGGACGCAACAAACTGAAGAAGATCTTCGACAAGACACTCACCAGCATCCTGCCTCCTAAACCATACAA TGACGTTTGCGTGGGCCAATCGCAGGACGACATCATTGTGGGGATGAAGCAGTCCAAACAGATCGCACCAGCTCTGCCCGTTAGTGGAAACCTCTCGTCTTCAAACCCAGACCTCCTGCAGTCTCACCACCGCATCCTTGACTTCAACAACCAGCCTG ATATGTCGGACCAGGTATTACGAGTCTTCAAGGCGGACCAGCAGTCTCGATACATTATGATCGGGAAGGACACGACGGCGAAGGAGGTTGTGGCTCAGGCTATCAGGGAGTTTGCCCTGACTGCAGCAGCAGAGGCTTATTCACTGTGCGAAGTATCCGTCACACCTGAGGGCGTCATCAAACAGAGGCGGTTGCCAGACCAGCTGTCTAAACTAGCCGACAGAATTCAACTAAGTGGCAG ATACTACCTAAAGAGCAACATGGAGACAGAGACGCTATGTTCAGATGAGGACGCTCAGGACCTCCTGCGAGAAGGCCAGATCTCTTTGTTACAGCTCAGCACAGTGGAGGTTGCCACTCAGCTCTCCATGCGGGCCTTTGAACTTTTCTGTGCCATCGAGCCCACCGAATACATCGACGACCTGTACAAGCTGCGCTCCAAGACGGGCTCGGCCAGCCTGAAGCGCTTCGAGGAGGCCATCAACCACGAGACCTTCTGGGTGGCCACGGAGGTGACGCGGGAGCCCAACCAGCTCAAACGCATGAAGACCGTTAAGCACTTCATTAAGATCGCCCTGCACTGCCGCGAGTGCAAGAACTTCAACTCCATGTTCGCCATCATCAG TGGTCTGAACCTGGCTCCAGTCTCCAGAATGAGGGGAACATGGGAGAAGCTGCCCAGCAAGTACGAAAAGCTGTTCGGGGACCTGCAGGACCTCTTCGACCCCTCAAGAAATATGGCCAAGTACAGGAATGTCCTCAACAATCAGAACCTCCAGCCACCAATCATCCCCCTGTTCCCCGTCATCAAGAAGGACCTCACCTTCCTACATGAAG GTAACGACTCCAAAGTGGACGGCCTGGTGAACTTTGAGAAGCTGAGGATGATTGCCAAAGAAATTCGCCACGTTGGTCGCATGGCCTCCGTCAACATGGACCCGGCCCTCATGTTCCGGACCAG GAAGAAGAAATGGAGAAGTTTAGG CTCCCTAAGCCAGGGTAGCGCCAATGCGGCAGTGCTCGACGTCAACCAGACAGGCGGGCACAAGAAGAGGGTGCGACGCAGCTCCTTTCTGAACGCTAAAAAGCTTTACGAGGACGCCCAGATGGCCAGGAAGGTCAAACAGTACCTGTCCAACCTGAGCCTGGAAACGAACGAGGAGAGTCTGCAGACGCTCTCGGTGCAGTGTGAACCCTCCATCAGTACAT TGCCCAAGAATGCCGGTGGGAAACGGCCAGACACCTCCCCAGTCGTGTCCAGAGCTGCCAGCCAACAGAGGGGCCAGTTGGCCAAAGGAAACCAGGCCCTGCAGGTCCCCGCTGTGGCCCTTTACCCATCCCGAAAGAAAGTGCCAGTCAAGGATCTCCCACCTTTTG GCACCAGTTCCCCTCAGTCTCTGAAGAAGATCCTGTCTCTGTCAGAGGAGGGGAACGAAAGGCACCGGAGGCAGCCAGAGGACACTGTGTCCAACGCCTCCTCCCAGCTCTCCTCCCCTCCCATCTCCCCCCAGAGCTCACCCAAGAAGG GTTACAACAGAATGGGAGACGCCTACTCGGACTCCGGTCACAGTGAGATCTCCTCTCGCTCCAGCCTCGTCAGCAACTCCTCTTTCGACATGGcgcaggaggagaggagactcCGTCACTCTGGTGGAGTCGGGGAATCGCACATCGGAGGACAGCGGCTGGAACGAAGAGCCACCACCGACCCCGACCAGTACAGCCTCGG GTCATATTCATCGATGCAGGACTGTCGAGGCATTTACACCGGCTGCCCTACAGTGCTCTCCTCCCCCAGTTCGGAGGAGCTGACCCAGGATCAGGGCGACCGCGTTTCCCTCGATGCTGCAGACAGCGGCCGCGGCTCCTGGACTTCCTGCTCCTCTGGTTCCCACGACAACATTCAGACCATGCAGCAGGGGCGTAGCTGGGAGACTCTGGCCTTTGGTGGAGGTGGAGGCGGAGGGGGCATTGGAGGACTCCCTCCTGGCGGACCAGAGGCCTTATTAGGGGGGCCTGCTGCGCTGTGGGCAGCCCAGGCCAGGGGGAGCTGGGCATCCGCcagctcctcctcatcctccgcTGCGTACTGGGGAGAGGACTCTGAGGGAGACACTGGCACCAttaagaggagaggagggaaggaCGTCAACGCCGACCCAGAAACAAGTAGCATCACATCCACCGGGTCGGAGGAGGCCAAGCAGCTCGGCCGGCCCTCACCATCACCTATCACCGCTGGGGGTAAAGGCCTCCTTA CGCGGAAAGAAAGCCGTTACCGGGAGCCTCCCCCAACTCCCCCCGGCTACACCGCCCTGACCATCTCCGACCTCGCTGAAGCGCAGCACCCGGCCCCGTCTGTTACCACGTCCACGGCGACCCACTCCGGCCGCCGGCCACCAGACTACACCACGGCTCTGCAGCGCTCGCGCATGGTCACCCAGTCGCCCGACTCCCACCTGGCCCACCAGGGGGCCAAACAGCGAACGGGCGGCCTCCACCGCACACGCTCACCGGCCGAGGAACAAGAagctgaggaggaagaggagg
- the rapgef2 gene encoding rap guanine nucleotide exchange factor 2 isoform X3, with protein sequence MFLPRSSFGKRSAGSLRRGCECIVLEPSEMIVVDYMDENEEYFQRQASHRQSRRRFRKINQKGERQTIIDTVDPYPTGKPPIARGYHTECNKPQLPADFSRLHLADGLHPQVTHVSSSHSGCSITSDSGSSSLSDIYQATENEPGDMDLSGLPETAVDSEEDDDEEDIERASDPLMSRDIVRDCLEKDPMDRTDDDIEQLLEFMHQLPAFANMTMSVRRELCAVMVFAVVERAGTIVLNDGEELDSWSVILNGSVEVTYPEGRTEILCMGNSFGVSPTMEKEYMKGVMKTKVDDCQFVCIAQQDYCCILNQVEKNMQKVEEEGEIVMVKEHRELDRTGTRKGHIVIKGTSERLTMHLVEEHSVVDPTYIEDFLLTYRTFLSSPMVVGKKLLEWFHDPSLRDKVTRVVLLWVNNHFNDFEGDPPMTHFLEEFENNLEKEKMCGHLRLLNIACAAKAKPRLVTLTKPSRDSPLAFSLLGGQEKGFRIFIDAVEPGSKAAEVGLKRGDQILEVNGQNFENVQLNKANEILKNNTHLSITVKTNLLVFKELLTRPEQDHDLDGEEEHDRKNGAPHLPKIGDIKKASRYSIPDLAVDVEQVMGLEKVSKKAKANSVGGRNKLKKIFDKTLTSILPPKPYNDVCVGQSQDDIIVGMKQSKQIAPALPVSGNLSSSNPDLLQSHHRILDFNNQPDMSDQVLRVFKADQQSRYIMIGKDTTAKEVVAQAIREFALTAAAEAYSLCEVSVTPEGVIKQRRLPDQLSKLADRIQLSGRYYLKSNMETETLCSDEDAQDLLREGQISLLQLSTVEVATQLSMRAFELFCAIEPTEYIDDLYKLRSKTGSASLKRFEEAINHETFWVATEVTREPNQLKRMKTVKHFIKIALHCRECKNFNSMFAIISGLNLAPVSRMRGTWEKLPSKYEKLFGDLQDLFDPSRNMAKYRNVLNNQNLQPPIIPLFPVIKKDLTFLHEGNDSKVDGLVNFEKLRMIAKEIRHVGRMASVNMDPALMFRTSSLSQGSANAAVLDVNQTGGHKKRVRRSSFLNAKKLYEDAQMARKVKQYLSNLSLETNEESLQTLSVQCEPSISTLPKNAGGKRPDTSPVVSRAASQQRGQLAKGNQALQVPAVALYPSRKKVPVKDLPPFGTSSPQSLKKILSLSEEGNERHRRQPEDTVSNASSQLSSPPISPQSSPKKGYNRMGDAYSDSGHSEISSRSSLVSNSSFDMAQEERRLRHSGGVGESHIGGQRLERRATTDPDQYSLGSYSSMQDCRGIYTGCPTVLSSPSSEELTQDQGDRVSLDAADSGRGSWTSCSSGSHDNIQTMQQGRSWETLAFGGGGGGGGIGGLPPGGPEALLGGPAALWAAQARGSWASASSSSSSAAYWGEDSEGDTGTIKRRGGKDVNADPETSSITSTGSEEAKQLGRPSPSPITAGGKGLLTRKESRYREPPPTPPGYTALTISDLAEAQHPAPSVTTSTATHSGRRPPDYTTALQRSRMVTQSPDSHLAHQGAKQRTGGLHRTRSPAEEQEAEEEEEGESLSSKLIALRKPKPVAQHTPETPRP encoded by the exons ctCCCCGCAGACTTCAGCAGACTTCACCTGGCCGACGGCTTGCACCCACAGGTGACCCACGTCTCCTCCAGCCACTCAGGATGTAGTATCACCAGCGACTCTGGAAGCAGCAGCCTGTCAGACATTTATCAG GCCACAGAAAACGAACCAGGTGACATGGACCTGAGTGGCTTGCCAGAGACCGCCGTCGACTCCGAGGAGGATGACGATGAGGAGGACATCGAGCGAGCGTCTGACCCCCTCATGAGCCGTGACATTGTGCGGGACTGCCTGGAGAAGGACCCCATGGACAGAACCGACGATGACATAG AGCAATTACTGGAGTTCATGCATCAACTGCCAGCATTTGCCAACATGACCATGTCAGTGAGGAGGGAACTCTGCGCCGTCATGGTTTTCGCTGTGGTGGAACGTGCCGGCACCATCGTTCTCAATGATGGAGAGGAG CTTGACTCGTGGTCGGTGATTCTGAACGGTTCGGTGGAGGTGACGTACCCTGAGGGCCGGACAGAAATTCTATGTATGGGGAACAGTTTTGGGGTGTCACCAACCATGGAGAAGGAATACATGAAGGGCGTGATGAAGACCAAGGTGGATGACTGCCAG TTTGTGTGCATAGCCCAGCAGGACTACTGCTGCATCCTCAACCAGGTGGAGAAGAACATGCAGAAGGTAGAAGAGGAAGGGGAGATCGTTATGGTGAAGGAACACCGCGAACTGGACCGCACTGGCACCAGGAAAGGACATATCGTCATTAAG GGCACATCAGAGCGTCTCACCATGCACCTGGTGGAGGAACACTCAGTGGTGGACCCCACCTACATCGAGGACTTCCTGTTGACCTACAGGACCTTCCTCTCCAGCCCCATGGTCGTGGGCAAGAAGCTCCTGGAGTGGTTCCACGACCCCAGTCTCAGGGACAAG GTTACACGGGTAGTCTTGCTGTGGGTAAACAATCACTTTAATGACTTTGAGGGTGACCCTCCCATGACTCACTTTCTGGAAGAGTTTGAAAACAATCTGGAGAAAGAA AAAATGTGTGGGCACCTCAGACTGTTAAATATAGCGTGTGCTGCTAAAGCCAAGCCACGGCTGGTGACGCTGACCAAGCCTTCCAGGGACTCTCCACTGGCCTTCAGCCTTCTCGGAGGTCAGGAGAAAGGTTTCCGCATCTTCATTGATGCCGTGGAGCCTGGGAGCAAGGCAGCAGAAGTCGGCCTTAAGCGTGGAGATCAG ATCTTGGAGGTCAATGGGCAGAACTTTGAGAATGTCCAGCTCAACAAAGCCAATGAGATTCTGAAGAACAACACCCACTTGTCCATAACTGTGAAAACAAACCTATTAG TGTTTAAAGAGCTGCTAACCAGGCCAGAACAAGACCACGATTTGGATGGTGAGGAGGAACATGACAGAAAGAACGGTGCGCCCCACCTTCCAAAGATCGGAGACATCAAGAAGGCCAGTCGCTACTCCATCCCCGACCTGGCAGTGGACGTGGAGCAGGTGATGGGCCTGGAGAAggtcagcaagaaagcaaaggCCAACTCGGTGGGAGGACGCAACAAACTGAAGAAGATCTTCGACAAGACACTCACCAGCATCCTGCCTCCTAAACCATACAA TGACGTTTGCGTGGGCCAATCGCAGGACGACATCATTGTGGGGATGAAGCAGTCCAAACAGATCGCACCAGCTCTGCCCGTTAGTGGAAACCTCTCGTCTTCAAACCCAGACCTCCTGCAGTCTCACCACCGCATCCTTGACTTCAACAACCAGCCTG ATATGTCGGACCAGGTATTACGAGTCTTCAAGGCGGACCAGCAGTCTCGATACATTATGATCGGGAAGGACACGACGGCGAAGGAGGTTGTGGCTCAGGCTATCAGGGAGTTTGCCCTGACTGCAGCAGCAGAGGCTTATTCACTGTGCGAAGTATCCGTCACACCTGAGGGCGTCATCAAACAGAGGCGGTTGCCAGACCAGCTGTCTAAACTAGCCGACAGAATTCAACTAAGTGGCAG ATACTACCTAAAGAGCAACATGGAGACAGAGACGCTATGTTCAGATGAGGACGCTCAGGACCTCCTGCGAGAAGGCCAGATCTCTTTGTTACAGCTCAGCACAGTGGAGGTTGCCACTCAGCTCTCCATGCGGGCCTTTGAACTTTTCTGTGCCATCGAGCCCACCGAATACATCGACGACCTGTACAAGCTGCGCTCCAAGACGGGCTCGGCCAGCCTGAAGCGCTTCGAGGAGGCCATCAACCACGAGACCTTCTGGGTGGCCACGGAGGTGACGCGGGAGCCCAACCAGCTCAAACGCATGAAGACCGTTAAGCACTTCATTAAGATCGCCCTGCACTGCCGCGAGTGCAAGAACTTCAACTCCATGTTCGCCATCATCAG TGGTCTGAACCTGGCTCCAGTCTCCAGAATGAGGGGAACATGGGAGAAGCTGCCCAGCAAGTACGAAAAGCTGTTCGGGGACCTGCAGGACCTCTTCGACCCCTCAAGAAATATGGCCAAGTACAGGAATGTCCTCAACAATCAGAACCTCCAGCCACCAATCATCCCCCTGTTCCCCGTCATCAAGAAGGACCTCACCTTCCTACATGAAG GTAACGACTCCAAAGTGGACGGCCTGGTGAACTTTGAGAAGCTGAGGATGATTGCCAAAGAAATTCGCCACGTTGGTCGCATGGCCTCCGTCAACATGGACCCGGCCCTCATGTTCCGGACCAG CTCCCTAAGCCAGGGTAGCGCCAATGCGGCAGTGCTCGACGTCAACCAGACAGGCGGGCACAAGAAGAGGGTGCGACGCAGCTCCTTTCTGAACGCTAAAAAGCTTTACGAGGACGCCCAGATGGCCAGGAAGGTCAAACAGTACCTGTCCAACCTGAGCCTGGAAACGAACGAGGAGAGTCTGCAGACGCTCTCGGTGCAGTGTGAACCCTCCATCAGTACAT TGCCCAAGAATGCCGGTGGGAAACGGCCAGACACCTCCCCAGTCGTGTCCAGAGCTGCCAGCCAACAGAGGGGCCAGTTGGCCAAAGGAAACCAGGCCCTGCAGGTCCCCGCTGTGGCCCTTTACCCATCCCGAAAGAAAGTGCCAGTCAAGGATCTCCCACCTTTTG GCACCAGTTCCCCTCAGTCTCTGAAGAAGATCCTGTCTCTGTCAGAGGAGGGGAACGAAAGGCACCGGAGGCAGCCAGAGGACACTGTGTCCAACGCCTCCTCCCAGCTCTCCTCCCCTCCCATCTCCCCCCAGAGCTCACCCAAGAAGG GTTACAACAGAATGGGAGACGCCTACTCGGACTCCGGTCACAGTGAGATCTCCTCTCGCTCCAGCCTCGTCAGCAACTCCTCTTTCGACATGGcgcaggaggagaggagactcCGTCACTCTGGTGGAGTCGGGGAATCGCACATCGGAGGACAGCGGCTGGAACGAAGAGCCACCACCGACCCCGACCAGTACAGCCTCGG GTCATATTCATCGATGCAGGACTGTCGAGGCATTTACACCGGCTGCCCTACAGTGCTCTCCTCCCCCAGTTCGGAGGAGCTGACCCAGGATCAGGGCGACCGCGTTTCCCTCGATGCTGCAGACAGCGGCCGCGGCTCCTGGACTTCCTGCTCCTCTGGTTCCCACGACAACATTCAGACCATGCAGCAGGGGCGTAGCTGGGAGACTCTGGCCTTTGGTGGAGGTGGAGGCGGAGGGGGCATTGGAGGACTCCCTCCTGGCGGACCAGAGGCCTTATTAGGGGGGCCTGCTGCGCTGTGGGCAGCCCAGGCCAGGGGGAGCTGGGCATCCGCcagctcctcctcatcctccgcTGCGTACTGGGGAGAGGACTCTGAGGGAGACACTGGCACCAttaagaggagaggagggaaggaCGTCAACGCCGACCCAGAAACAAGTAGCATCACATCCACCGGGTCGGAGGAGGCCAAGCAGCTCGGCCGGCCCTCACCATCACCTATCACCGCTGGGGGTAAAGGCCTCCTTA CGCGGAAAGAAAGCCGTTACCGGGAGCCTCCCCCAACTCCCCCCGGCTACACCGCCCTGACCATCTCCGACCTCGCTGAAGCGCAGCACCCGGCCCCGTCTGTTACCACGTCCACGGCGACCCACTCCGGCCGCCGGCCACCAGACTACACCACGGCTCTGCAGCGCTCGCGCATGGTCACCCAGTCGCCCGACTCCCACCTGGCCCACCAGGGGGCCAAACAGCGAACGGGCGGCCTCCACCGCACACGCTCACCGGCCGAGGAACAAGAagctgaggaggaagaggagggtgaGTCCTTGTCTTCCAAACTAATCGCTCTGAGGAAGCCAAAGCCAGTGGCACAGCATACACCTGAGACTCCCAGACCATGA